The DNA window GTGACCTTGCACGTGAAGGATGGAGTGGTCCATCGCGGTACCGGCAGCAACATGGCGATGAAATTAGACACCATGCTCTGAGTTTGGTCTTAAACGTTCATGGCCAGCAAGCTGCCTCTTGCCGACACCGTCGGCATGGCTCTCACCACCCTTAAGGCAAATCGGTTACGCAGTTTGCTCACGATGCTGGGCATCGTGATTGGTAATGCCTCAGTGATCACCCTGGTTGGTGTGGGTCGAGGTGCCCAGAACTTGGCGGAGGACCAGCTCAGCAGCCTTGGGGCCAACGTGTTGTTTGTGGTTCCTGGGAGCAATGACACACGACGGCAAGGGGTGGCCTTTCCCCGCACCTTGGTGCTGGACGACGCCACAGCCATTGCCGCACAAGTGCCAAGCGTGAAACGCGTTGCCCCACAAATCTCAGCCAATGAAGTGGTTCAGGCGGGAGCGAGGAGTACGAGCGCCTCGATCTCAGGAGTCACACCGGCCTTTTTACCGGTGCGAAGTTTTGAGGTTGCCCGGGGTCGATTCATCAGTGCTGAGGATGAGCAGAGCGCCAAGACCGTGGTGGTGATCGGTCCAGATTTGCGGGACAAACTCTTCCCCTCCGGTGCAGCGGTTGGACAAGCCATCCGGATCAGAGATCAGAGTTTCAGTGTGATCGGCGTGATGGAGCCAAAGGGAGCGGTCTTCGGTTCAAACCAGGACGAAAACGCCTACATCCCCCTTACAACCATGGTGAGTCGCCTGACAGGCCGTGATCCAACCTATGGAGTCAGCCTCAGCTTCATCAGTGTTGAAGCGAAGGACGAGCAAAGCACTGGGCCAGCCAAGTTTCAAATCACCAATTTGCTGAGGCAGCGGCATCGCATTTTGCGCAAAGACGACTTTGCGGTTCGATCTCAAAAAGACGCCCTCGCCATCGTTGGCACGATTACAGGCGGTCTCACGCTGATGCTCGGTGCGATCGGAGGC is part of the Synechococcus sp. WH 8016 genome and encodes:
- a CDS encoding ABC transporter permease; translated protein: MASKLPLADTVGMALTTLKANRLRSLLTMLGIVIGNASVITLVGVGRGAQNLAEDQLSSLGANVLFVVPGSNDTRRQGVAFPRTLVLDDATAIAAQVPSVKRVAPQISANEVVQAGARSTSASISGVTPAFLPVRSFEVARGRFISAEDEQSAKTVVVIGPDLRDKLFPSGAAVGQAIRIRDQSFSVIGVMEPKGAVFGSNQDENAYIPLTTMVSRLTGRDPTYGVSLSFISVEAKDEQSTGPAKFQITNLLRQRHRILRKDDFAVRSQKDALAIVGTITGGLTLMLGAIGGVSLLVGGIGIMNIMLVSVSERTEEIGLRKALGARSSDVLRQFLVESLVLASLGGVIGTAVGLGTVTAVALFSPLPAAIGASTILVTVGLSGSIGLFFGVVPAKRAAMLDPIVALRSL